From a single Kitasatospora sp. NBC_00458 genomic region:
- a CDS encoding methionine synthase, with protein sequence MSNGHPFPDLVGAATGVGSLPGTDAREAARTSTGALEHLPFLPELPARGPGADMIGRSVGLLVELFAQTEPSGWRFADRPGRDTRRSHSWLGEDLDALEEYTQGYEGPLKVQAVGPWTLAASVELRHGEKALADHGACRDIAASLTEGLRRHLADVRKRIPGAEVVLQLDEPSLPAVLAGSVKTASGFQRLRSVDRQVAEEVLREVVLGVDAPVVVHCCAPQVPLPLLRRAGVAGVSLDFSLLTEREDDALGEAVEAGTMILAGVVPSTDQGVSDPAGSVQGVRTLWRRLGFAPELLGRRVLVTPTCGLAGASPAYARTALSHSVKAGQSLVDNPE encoded by the coding sequence GTGAGCAACGGACACCCCTTCCCCGACCTGGTCGGCGCCGCCACCGGCGTCGGATCGCTGCCCGGCACCGACGCCCGGGAGGCCGCCCGGACCTCCACCGGCGCGCTGGAGCACCTGCCGTTCCTCCCGGAGCTGCCCGCCCGCGGGCCGGGCGCCGACATGATCGGCCGGTCCGTCGGGCTGCTGGTCGAGCTGTTCGCGCAGACCGAGCCGAGCGGCTGGCGGTTCGCCGACCGCCCCGGCCGGGACACCCGGCGCTCCCACTCCTGGCTCGGCGAGGACCTGGACGCGCTGGAGGAGTACACCCAGGGCTACGAGGGACCGCTCAAGGTCCAGGCGGTCGGGCCGTGGACGCTGGCCGCGTCGGTCGAGCTCAGGCACGGCGAGAAGGCGCTCGCCGACCACGGCGCCTGCCGGGACATCGCCGCCTCGCTCACCGAGGGGCTCCGCCGCCACCTCGCGGACGTCCGCAAGCGGATCCCCGGCGCCGAGGTGGTGCTCCAGCTCGACGAGCCCTCGCTGCCGGCCGTGCTGGCCGGGTCGGTGAAGACCGCCAGCGGCTTCCAGCGGCTGCGCTCGGTCGACCGGCAGGTGGCCGAGGAGGTGCTGCGCGAGGTGGTCCTGGGGGTGGACGCGCCCGTGGTGGTGCACTGCTGCGCGCCGCAGGTGCCGCTCCCGCTGCTGCGCCGGGCCGGGGTGGCCGGGGTGTCGCTGGACTTCTCCCTGCTGACCGAGCGTGAGGACGACGCGCTGGGCGAGGCGGTCGAGGCGGGCACGATGATCCTCGCCGGTGTCGTCCCCTCCACTGACCAGGGAGTGTCGGACCCGGCCGGTAGTGTCCAGGGTGTCAGGACGTTGTGGCGCAGGCTCGGGTTCGCCCCGGAGCTGCTGGGCCGCCGTGTGCTGGTGACGCCCACCTGCGGGCTGGCCGGGGCCTCTCCGGCGTACGCGCGCACTGCTCTGTCACACAGCGTGAAGGCGGGCCAGAGCCTGGTGGACAACCCGGAATGA